cctacaccctcaacctcctacaccctcaacctgttacaccctcaacctgctacaccctcatcaTGCTAAACCctaaacctgctacaccctcaacctgctacaccctcaacctgctacaccttcaacctcctacaccctcaacctcctacaccctcaacctgttacACCCTCAACTTGCTACACCCTCAGCCTgccacaccctcaaccggctacaccctcaaccggttacaccctcaacctgctgcaTCCTCAAGCagatacaccctcaacctgctacaccctcaagcgGCTACACCCCTAACCTGCTACACCTCAATCAGCTACACCCGCAGCCGGCTACACCCGCAGCCGGCTACACCCCTCaagcggctacaccctcaacctgctacacaccCTCAGCCGGCTACAccttcaacctgctacaccctcaagcagcttcaccctcaacctgctacactcagccggcTTCACCCTCAAGTGGCTACactctcaacctgctacaccgtcAGACGGCTACACCCTCAGCAGGGTACACCCCTCAATCTGCTACACCCTCAGCCagttacaccctcaacctgctacaccctcaagcggctacaccctcaacctgctacaccctcaaccggttaCACCCTCAACTagttacaccctcaaccagctatacCCTCAgtgggctacaccctcaacctgctacactctCAACCAGCTAcgccctcaaccagctacaccctcaaccagctacaccctcaacctgctatacCCTCagtggctacaccctcaacctgctacaccctcaaccggctacaccctcaccggctacaccctcaaccggctacaccctcaaccagctacaccctcaaccagctacaccctcaacagctacaccctcaacctgctatacCCTCAgtgggctacaccctcaaccagctacaccctcaacctgctatacCCTCAgtgggctacaccctcaacctgctacaccctcaaccggctacaccctcaaccggctacaccctcaaccggctacaccctcaaccagctacaccctcaccaGTTACACCCTAAACCTGCTACACACTCAGCCAGCTACACACTCAACCGGcttcaccctcaacctgctatacCTTCAACTGGCTACTCCCTCAACCTGCAactccctcaaccggctacaccctcaaccggagcTGCactctcaaccggctacaccctcaagcgGCTACAGCCTCAAACTGCAACATCCTCAACaaactacaccctcaacctgttacaccctcaactggctacaccctcaacttgCTACACCTTCAACCGGCTACactctcaaccggctacaccctcaacctgctacaccctcatccAGCTATACACCTTCaacagctacaccctcaaccagctacacactCAACCGGCTACATCCTCAACAGGCTACACCCTcatcctgctacaccctcaacctgctacaccctcaacctgcttcaCCCTCaatcggctacaccctcaaccggttaCACCATCAACTGGCTACACCCtccaccggctacaccctcaacctgctacacccttaaCCAGTTGGGCATGGCTTGTGTGTTATTTCTTATAGAGTTATAATTGATGTGAGCACATAATTGGCAGTCAGTGTGGCGCTTCTTAATAAACAATATATTCTCTCGTGATTTAGTTCAGTTTGGGGTTTAAAAATAAAACAGCATACCAATGTCATATCAcagaaacgaatttatcataaactcatgtatttgtcttataatATGGAAATGCATTCATAATAGATGACAATATGAATAACCAAATTTCTGTTAATCCCCTactatgttggaatctgtggaaatgaatgagcaagtgtgctggctgctgaaggcactGAAAGAAACCATATTGGTttaattttggatacaaatgtccagggggattcagaatggaaacaattatagttgaacatgcagaggagtttcagaatctgtggtgagagtgatagaCACAGCCTTGAGaactatacttcagagaatgtaaacatccaagagtcattagaaatgtgTAAAATAatgaaccctacattgtttgcatTAGGGAAACTACCATTTATCGTATAGGTACTGTTTcttaaagattcccccattttgcaccggcAAGATAACATAAGATATTAAGGGTTggtgaatgttaatcttcttgtttgataaagtgagcacttgagacagttaatttataagaacacgccaatatataagacaacaaaaagttttcagaatctttCACACACCTATCAAGCAACATTTACAAttcatataaattattttagggaataatacataaattttatatttaaacatgataataGTGTTTAGAGGAATGCATaaagagtcaaattgtgttaaaagagcgatttttttagaaaatttggaaacacacacacacacacacacacacacacacacacacacacacacacacacacacacacacacacacacacacacacacacacacacacacacacacacacacacacacacatacttgccACACTTGTCACTTGCAAATGTAACAAGAACACTTTGTTAGAAGTGCAAGTTACAAAGCACTTGTTACATTTGATTAAGTTACAATGAACATGTCATTTGCTCCACACACTAAGGGAGACATATAGGCAGAGGACATAAATGAACTCTGGTAACATAGTTTCCGAGAAGAGTCTGAAGGTTTCGTTCACCAATGGTGATGAGGTATCTAATATAGCAGATTAAATAAAAGAAAGGGTTGTTGAAGCTAATCTTGACGTAATTGCAATAGTTGACTTGAAAATAAATtatatgatctcggatgcaatctttctagTGGAACACCAAATGAAAATGATAGAAAGGACACAGTGACAGGGACGGGAAGTGTCACCCTTGTAAAGTGTAAATGGAAATTTGAAAAAAACTGAAAATTGGGGACTAATGGAAACACAAGCTCCATACTTGGGACTCTGACAGCAGAGGAGATaaggattgtgatcttggtattctacaatcccccaccaaacagtagaaggcccccaGCAGTGTAAGACTGTTCCTCCCTGTCGCgggggtgtaccacagttccctgaGACAGTGTGTAAGACTGTTCCTCCCTGTGGTgggggtgtaccacagttcctgaGGACAGTGTGTAAGACTGTTCCTCCCTGTGGTGGGTGTGTACCACAGTTCCTGAGACAGTGTGTGAGGCTGTTCCTCCCTGTGGTGGGTGTGAACCACAGTTCCTGAGACAGTGTGTGAGGCtgttctccctgtggtgggggtgtaccacagttcctgaGACAGTGTGTGAGGCTGTTCCTCCCTTGTGGTGGGTGTGAACCACAGTTCCTGAGACAGTGTGTGAGGCTGTTCCTCCCTGTGGTGGGTGTGAACCACAGTTCCTGAGACAGTGTGTGAGGCTGTTCCTCCCTGTGGTGGGTGTGAACCACAGTTCCTGAGACAGTGTGTGAGGCTGTTCCTCCCTGTGGTGGGTGTGAACCACAGTTCCTGAGACAGTGTGTGAGGCTGTTCCTCCCTGTGGTGGGGTGAACCACAGTTCCTGAGACAGTGTGTGAGGCTGTTCCTCCCTGTGGTGGGTGTGAACACAGTTCCTGAGACAGTGTGTGAGGCTGTTCCTCCTGTGGTGGGTGTGAACCACAGTTCCTGAGACAGTGTGTGAGGCTGTTCCTCCCTGTGGTGGGTGTGAACCACAGTTCCTGAGACAGTGTGTGAGGCTGTTCCTCCCTGTGGTGGGGGTGAACCACAGTTTCCTGAGACAGTGTGTGAGGCTGTTCCTCCCTGTGGTGGGTGTGAACCACAGTTCCTGAGACAGTGTGTGAGGCCTGTTCCTCCCTGTGGTGGGGGTGAACCAGAAAGCACATCAATCTCGTTTGCTTGATTTTTCCTTTAACTTAGGGTAAGTGGTAAATTACAAGATGTACATGTGTTGGAACAACCCGTCCACTTATAAATAACGTTTCTTTTCTCTCCTATGCACGctgtggccaaaaatggacgtaatttgaaatgaaatcggctcacaaaagtgatgtatTCACCTGTTTTCTGTTTAAGTCGTCCTGCTTACGTGGTAAGGTTAGGAATAGAAACATTCAATTAaggtttttcatgacgttttgaaactacgAGAATTTCCTgccttcctaacctaccagaggacccttagcttgctgttttggaaaaaaaaatataaatttattctgatttgttttcatttttaaatGTCGTTCATTTTCGGCAATACGGGCAACTGGCAAATTTAGACGTAATTTGTGTAACTGGTTGCTGCGATATTGACTCGTATTAACTTGTTTGTTTCTAAACGTTCCTTCAATATAATTGTGTAACTTAATGTCCATTTATTCCAGAAATATAATTTTCGCATAATAATTTTCTCTGTGTAATATAACATTTATCTTAGTGTTTATTCAtcaatattattttgtttgattaagtccattgaatttactgaattaaTTTCTTCCCATTTTAACATACACTGAACTTCCAAATTGTACTCCGTGTTATATTTGTAACTAAATCCATTACCCCCATTTCATAGTCATTTTTTCTCACTCCCCATTACATGTTCCATTACCTCATTACTTGTATTTTCCCCTTACTTCACATTACAATGCGTGTGACTGAGTCTGGAAGTAATGGTGTGTAAACGTACACAAACGTTCAGCAATGTGACTGTGTCAGTACGTATGTGAAGGCTTGAATGTGTTTGCCTCAGTGTATTGGTGAATGACAATAAACTCGCCTGGGTGTATGAGTCTATCAGTGCCGGCCTTTGTTAGTGTATGCACGCTGAGTCTCCATATGACTGACAGGCAGCAGAAAGTGGTCAGGAGGAGCATGCGTGCGTGTGGGCGCGAGCGCGGTCATCCTGTCATCCCTGGTGGTGGGGTACCTCTACAGTGGCTCCATCACCGCATTCCTCGCTATACCCTTCAGGTAGGTCCCGGGaaaaagggaggaaggaaggggagggagggacgcGGGTAGACGAAATTTGGGCTGGGGGGAGGAATAGTAGCGGACCTTCCTACACcagctccatcaccaccttccttacactATTCTTCAGCTCACGGTAGGGAGGCGCTGGGTGGGGAATGGAAGGAACGAGGCTGTGGAGCGAtggagagtgcttcaatgcttcaGAGTGCTTCAGAGTGTttcagagtgcttcaatgcttcaatacaatgcttcaatcgagtgcctgttttctcgggtatgctactgcGACAAGGAGCTGACAAACCTATGCTAGCAAGTCAGGTGTCGACAAAATTGActgaaggttgaactcatggccctatcgatacatgctacacaagggaatgacgtggtctttgatactaatgttccaacgatggggaaacaattgcGATATTCTCATCATTTTGTACAAACCTAGGAGAATGTCACCAGGAAAATGGATatagtcaacaactaaacatgttataaacAGTATGATGTCATCAAACCtgagtatgaggtcaatttccccCTGAACTTTTACTATGTTTCCTGAAACACCATTTAGAAAAGGTATGGGTGGCATTCTTAATAGAGTAGGGTTCTTACTTGCAATatttctaagagctgagggcttgacaatattatttTTTGCACCCAAGACAAGAAAGACTTTTAAAATTCTACTATGTACGATGGCTGAGAAAACGGGGCCATCACTGGAGACTGCACAAGTTACTACTTGTGATTTACGTTGCCTAGGAAGTTTGCGTCTCGTCTGGGTCAAATTCACTGCGGTTCTGTCAGCATCTACAACTGGTCGAGAGTCAGTGTCCTCtgccaagtgtccaaatctattttgggtagctactgagtacacagggagggcactaggactggTTAACTTGAATTGGTTATTGGATgactttggggggggggttcctgaCGACATGGAATGAACATTTTGAGTTCCAGCATTCTTTGATCGAGTATTATAACTGGATATTGTATTatggctgggctgggagttgtaattacgagagttctggtaATGTCTCGGATACTATGCACCTCGCCAAGACTGATCGTAGGAATTACGAGGTGGGATATCCTTTGCCTAGCTTTACAATCTGCAGTGTGGTAATCGACTTGTTTATGATATCtgcaatatgggagcctagaatTATTAGATGGACGAAgagaccgagagaattgtctaggggtGATGATCTATgaccggaccaacagtcccttgcgaggtggttagtCTTATCACAATgctaacatgagggagtggatggtcgtGGGCAATAGCATCTCAACAACTTATGAGGAGGAGAATTTAACTGCGGACTACGACCATGGGTGAGGTTCTGCGATCAAGAATTTTGTGGGAAGAAGCTGAGGGCTTGTTACTTCATTCACAGTGTCAGAggatggcaacagttgagcacttaggGGAGCAAGTTTATTGGCGGCATTGTTGATAGCATCAGACACTTCACCAATTTCGTCTTTaactccaaaattttgttgctcgatGATCGGTTTAGTATGGTCTGGGGCAAAATTAATTAAAGTCACAAATGCTATCATTTGGCTATGGCTTGGGGGGGTCAGTGTCTTGTCCTTATCCCATGCATGAGGAGGAACTAAGCATGGCAGTCtccaaggcatacagatactgagcgAGACGGCTTGTAAACGCATTAAACAattcactaggctgcatggtggcattggcaattttcttgacaaaATTATACGGGTCGCagtctcctttgttaacaaagcgccagcggaagaaatccttaaattcagaccACGACTGGAGGCTAACACTGGCTTTcaatgaaggaggcatttgagcagaattctgtgttgcatttcacttacgagatggagtaggatgggaagctgccctttttagatgtaacagtcatggaaaggagcggaggtttccacactgcagtctacactaaggaaacaaacataggaatgtgcctaaatgccaacagtgactgcccagacaggtacaagaggagtgttgttaacgcttatgtctaccgtgctctcagccacagctcaggatggaagcaagtcgatggagaactctgtagggtaaggcaggtcctagtcaacaatggcttctccaatggtttcgttgaagacatcataaaaaggaaggtgaaacgccatgcaacctctcaagagacaactaacacaacacctataccctctactagactattttacaggaacttcttttccacagctcataaaacggaggaaagggtcctgaaagatattgttaatagaaacgttatccctacagacaaaaatcagaagatacaactgacgatttactataaaaccaaaaaaaacggccagccaactcatgaaaaactctccagacacaaagcagaacgctttaaagagaccaacgtcgtctatgccttcaaatgctctcttgaggactgtaagcctcaaaaaactcagtatataggcaagacaacaacatctctttccaggcgtttaacgatgcataagcaacagggctccattaaggaacatgtaatctcttcccacaaccaaaccatcaccagagaaatctcagcaaacaacacagaaatcatcgatagttacagcgatagcaggcggcttgacatctgcgaggcactacacatctgagtctggtataatccagaacctagaacagaaaccataatacctccaataaaattatattacaaatcaaccatgcacagtgaacatataaaagaggaaagaataatgaaagaaataatccgtaaaggagtaaaaagcactactcctaaccaaaacataaacctgataatattctacaaaaccacgaagacttccgaactccttatcaaaaacagcccgaagccgacggagaaccctctacagcagtcaagcgatgtatacatgtacacttgcccccacgaagaatgtaaccttcaatctaagtacataggtatgacgtcgaccaagctgacgaggcgtttgacatgccatcttcaatccggtgcccctaggaatcacatgagacaagcccatgacattactctaacaagagaaatgttgaacaagaatacctgcataatagacaaaacccaagatgcaagaagattacaaattgttgaggcaattcacataagaatagaacaacctaccatgaacacccaaatcacggaactatttactctacccaccatgagagtaaggacaagaccagaacataacgatgccaacacagaagacaatgtccaacataacaggccaattacactggattaatctttgtgtttggataggagctgcctcgtatgggccaataagccttctgcagttacctctatgtttcacctcacatttatccctcatgtatccccccatgttttcacctttattgtattatcacctgacccagtgcgggtataaaatcaaccagcattgtaagatctgttcacttgagaatgaaccatggaggttcgaaacgttgtgtgcaAATTGtattaataagtgtaatacactctatagtaaatcacttcttttcttcaccttaattgtacgaaaatgagttttggagaactcctatttcaactaagccctatttcaactcctatttcaactaagcaaaTTGtattaataagtgtaatacactctatagtaaatcacttcttttcttcaccttaaaagtacgaaaatgagttttggagaactcctatttcaactaagccctgatgctaagaaaatagttagaggaatagaagcccctaaaccagaaaataataaatacagaatatgcggtcatattcaatgaaacatgtttgaaagaaaacctgctgccagtatacagcaatatatatatatatatatatatatatatatatatatatatatatatatatatatatatatatattggtgtatactggcagcaggttttctttcaaacatgtttcattgaatatgaccgcatattctgtatttattattttctggtttagggcttctatccctctaactattttcttagcatcagggcttaattgaaataggagttctccaaaactcattttcgtacttttaaggtgaagaaaagaagtgatttactatagagtgtattacactaatttgtataatttgcacgacgtttcgaacctccatggttcattctcaagtgaacagatcttacaatactagttgattttatacccgcattaggtcaggtgataatacaatgaaggtgaaaacatggggggatacataagggataaacataggggctgcagaaggcttattggcccatacgaggcatctcctatctaaacacaaagattaatccagtgtaattggcctgttatgttggacattgtcttctgtgttggcatcgatatgttcttgtcttgtccttactctcatggtgggtagagtaaatagttccgtgatttgggtgttcatggtaggtcgctctattcttatgtgaattgcctcaagaatttgtaatcttcttgaatcttgggttttgtctattatgcaagtatttttgttcaacatttctcttgttagagtaatgtcatgggcttgtctcatgtgattcctaggggcaccagattgaagatggcatgtcaaacgcctcgtcagcttggtcgacgtcatacctatgtacttacattgaaggttacatccttcgtgggggcaagtgtacatgtatacaacgcttgactgctgtagagggttctccgtcggcttcgggctgtttttgataaggagttcggaagtcttcttggttttgtagaatattatcaggtttatgttttggttaggagtagtgctttttactcctttacggattatttctttcattattctttcctcttttatatgttcactgtgcatggttgatttgtaatataattttattgggggtgttgtggtttctgttctaggttctgaattataccaacggtccaagtgtcttcttatagcagcgtttatttccgcgttgctatatccgttgttcaccaatacctgagttactctttcaaactctctactcacgttgctccattcagagcagtgggtaagcgctcgacgaatataagcattgagaaaactggctttgtatctttgggggcactcactcctaccgttcaggcataatcctatgttggtgggcttggtatatacgttggtgcttaaagaggttcctgtttttgttattagtacatccaagaatggcagactgttattttcactattttcatgtgtaaatcggagtactgactctctctctaggtgtctttttaggtcaattagttcatctgagtcttttactattacgaatatgtcatctacataacggcagtatacagttggtttttgtctgctactgaagaccctatcttcgatggttcccatataaaaattagcaaataaaactcctaagggggagcccattgctactccgtctatttgtaaatacatgtctccttgtggactgatgaaaggggcttcctttgtacatgcttcgagaagacttttcaagtgtggctcaggtatgtctaatttgggggtgctctcgtctctgtatactctgtccagtatcattcctatggttgtgtcgactgggacgttggtaaaaagggattcaacgtccagggaagcgatgattccatcgggctgggtagatttgatcaattctaggaaatctgctgatgattgtagactaaacttacttggagtgtatggagttaggagttcattgagtttctttgccaggtgataagttggggttggtatttggctgagtaAGGCTGagttacccaccatgagagtaaggacaagacaagaacatatcgatgccaacacagaagacaatgtccaacataacaggccaattacactggattaatctttgtgtttagataggagatgcctcgtatgggccaataagccttctgcagcccctatgtttatcccttatgtatccccccatgttttcaccttcattgtattatcacctgacctaatgcgggtataaaatcaactagtattgtaagatctgttcacttgagaatgaaccatggaggttcgaaacgtcgtgcaaattatacaaattagtgtaatacactctatagtaaatcacttcttttcttcaccttaaaagtacgaaaatgagttttggagaactcctatttcaattaagccctgatgctaagaaaatagttagagggatagaagccctaaaccagaaaataataaatacagaatatgcggtcatattcaatgaaatatatatatatatatatatatatatatatatatatatatatatatatatatatatatatatatatatatatatatatatatatatatatatatatatatatatatatatatataaaatcacgaaaaattaacacgtgataaaaaatgtgacaatgtcagacctcggaggaagaattgaaacaggaatttccttaagtactttcgtatattaatacgtcttcagaaggaatgaatgatttacaagtctgatgattgattgatgaagattaagccacccaaaaggtggcaggggcatgaatagcctgtaagtggtggcccttttgagccattattagtatcaagagctgatactggagatctgtggaggtccgACTGCActttgcgtgacgggagatgtctcccgtcttttttttttattcgattgatgattgatgaagattaagctaccaaaaggtggcacaggcatgaattacCCGTAAGTGGTGGATTTTTTGAGCCACCAGTTTTTGagcttaccagtatcaaaagctgatactgaagatctgtgaaggtgcgactgcaccctgcgtgacgggaggtgtCTCCCGTGATTTACAAGTCAAGTATTGGACAAATATATAGTCAGGAGAAAGAGAGGTGAAGTACAAGGAAAAATGAAGGGGAATTAGGTGGATACAGTTAAGAACCGCATaagaactgcaaaaggcctattggcccatgctaggcagctcctattcatacccaccaataggcccatacatggataataatagcaaaagatagtaaatattttacaatgaatcagtgagacaaatgtgtatcaatgatcctactcaaatcgccctctaattgatctatcaaaaatggatctaagttatataaaccaccgctaatgttcaaattacattatTTTGTTGTCtgcattaaagcagattcaattatgttcatgttATAAGTgctttttacaattcgttattgaagaggcCATCTCCCAATTCATTTGGTGAgtattttctgacaaatgaacaaacaaagcattagacaattggccgtcTTACAGAGTAATTtacgttgcgaaattctacatttcaaatctttagacgtttgcccaacatagaacttattacagtctttacaaagtATTttctaaatgacacaattatcactacgagggctgttcctaactaaaagtttaccaacagtattttcatagCTAAACagtacatgtatatcaaaaagtttcaaggtcTTGACCATATTTTAAAACCCAGAGAAAtaaggtaaacataacacattgttTGGCGATTtttttcactgcatatattattataatatgtacgacgtgctttgctatggcaaacttccaaaaaacttaATGGATaaaaaagcttgagaccaatagaatcaatattcttaaactcttcatctaaaaATTCTGGACTCATAAccaaagagctcttagatacactgAAGAAAAAAATAGATTTGTTCACATAGTATTTCACATTTCTCAGGGCATAGgccctgagaaataatgaacataagataaattattcgtaggttttctgtagacactaaactttagtgacaaatcttccctatgaataagtacatctaggaatggcaaacatttatcaatttcagtctccatagtaaattttatgaagtgacttgatcattaagtctggctacaaattcgtctgtgtttacatctattggccatatacacaaaatatcatcaacatatctaaattatgcgtcttgacaagacgcataagcctaatAGTCCCATGAAGCCTATTATCAgctctgtgggatccatttcttacaaactttCTAAATGGCTTACCATATCTTGTCCCCATTGCTAGGAactatttcctcttctcatttgaccaaTTCTCTTGAATTAGTTAACAAATTAAATAGTGTTCCGGTCACTCcagatgtaaagttaatcagttttgacgtttgttctttgtttac
The DNA window shown above is from Procambarus clarkii isolate CNS0578487 chromosome 21, FALCON_Pclarkii_2.0, whole genome shotgun sequence and carries:
- the LOC138367004 gene encoding mucin-6-like, encoding MLNPKPATPSTCYTLNLLHLQPPTPSTSYTLNLLHPQLATPSACHTLNRLHPQPVTPSTCCILKQIHPQPATPSSGYTPNLLHLNQLHPQPATPAAGYTPQAATPSTCYTPSAGYTFNLLHPQAASPSTCYTQPASPSSGYTLNLLHRQTATPSAGYTPQSATPSASYTLNLLHPQAATPSTCYTLNRLHPQLVTPSTSYTLSGLHPQPATLSTSYALNQLHPQPATPSTCYTLSGYTLNLLHPQPATPSPATPSTGYTLNQLHPQPATPSTATPSTCYTLSGLHPQPATPSTCYTLSGLHPQPATPSTGYTLNRLHPQPATPSTSYTLTSYTLNLLHTQPATHSTGFTLNLLYLQLATPSTCNSLNRLHPQPELHSQPATPSSGYSLKLQHPQQTTPSTCYTLNWLHPQLATPSTGYTLNRLHPQPATPSSSYTPSTATPSTSYTLNRLHPQQATPSSCYTLNLLHPQPASPSIGYTLNRLHHQLATPSTGYTLNLLHP